From the genome of Scylla paramamosain isolate STU-SP2022 chromosome 37, ASM3559412v1, whole genome shotgun sequence:
AAATTAGGATAATATGGAGATAACTTTATTGCCTTCTCCCGAGATTGATACTCATGTTAGATATAATTAAGGTTGTAGAatatcatgcaatatatatcaacttcTGGAAACTTgttatagcaaaaaaaaaaaaaaaaaaaagttgatgaagTGACATCCCTGTGCGACATCCTCACCCTCTGAGTGCTTGAGAGTCACTGCTGGCCGGCTGCCAGAGCTGTGCATGGCAGGATGGGGAATCAGAATACTTAGTTATTTGAAGTCCTcacttaattatgaaaaaaaattaaaaataaataagtaaaacgaAGGcaagggttaagttaggttggggtTAGGGTTAGGatagttagttaggttagtgtagCAAGAATTTCAAACAACTAAGTATTCTGATTCCCGTAATGGCTAATCCCTCCCTGCTCCACCCAGCAGTGACTCTCAAGCACTCAGAGAGTGATGGTGTTGTGTGGGGATGTGGAAGATAATTAACcttttgccttgttttttttttttttcctgtaataaGTTTCCGTAAGTTGACATATATTGCATGATATTTTACAACCTTAATCCTATCTGACATGAGTGTTAACCTTGGGAGCAGATGCTAAGGTTATCTCTACATTACCCAAAATCTAAGGATGAGATGCCATGTTTTGACATATGAAATTTCTAGCCTAACCTaccattacctaacctaacctagcaggTGTTATTGAAGTTTCAACCAGTAAACTGCGTAACTATAGCGGTATTATTTTGCAAGATTGCCTGTGGAACAGCAACAATTCTTACCTCTCTCATCAGATAAAGCCTTTTACTCTGAATATTTTTAACACCATGTATATGCCTTGCAAATTTATTATAACACTGCTAGCCACCAAAATTAAATAGGAAGCTGCCTACTACTGCAGTGGCCCTATTTCATATTTactggtttagttaggttaagttaggattagttaggttaggctaggttttagttaggtttagttaggttacaATGCTAGCAGCAAGAGAAAGATCAAGAACATGCCAgccatcacaacaacaagaacagcaaagCAACAATAGTAGGCAGCTCCCTATTTATTTCTTGGTGATAAGAGGTGATATTTGGCTCTATTTGAGCTTTCTTCACTTGAAAATCCTGCTTTCTTACCAGGTCCCCAAGATTTTGGAGGGTTAGGAGTTGAAAACGATAGGAAATAGAGCCATGTGTGCCTTTGtggggggatgggagagaaaaaaaggctgaTTTCCAACACAGTTGGTTTGCAGGTTAATTCAAGACACaccaaaatctaccagaaaaaataTTTTCGTCTTCTAACATGAGACAAGCAAACTTGTAAAGCTTTGGCACTATAGCCCTTCGCAGGGTCTATATCTCACTGTTTGGAGCATTTCTTGCCTCATTTTACCCTgatggaaattaataataacttcagatgaaaattttgaaagtttaagtCAATTCTAGCTTAGATCCACCTCCAGTTGTCTCTCGTAGGATACTGAGCGTGTTTACATGTTTGCTATTAATGGTGTGCATGCTTAATGGCAACATGATGTTGAGTCTTATGTTAAGACCTATGCAGACGTGGGGTTACCTGCTGTTAATCAGGTCACGGAAATTTGTCAGCCAATCACACATAGGTACATATGAttagtggaggaaggagaaccCAGGAGTTTGTGCTGCATCAGTTAGACCATGGCTACAGAAGAGACATGTGCTGGCTGTGAATACACGAACTGGCAGTTTACTGCTAGTTCCTTCAACTTCTTCTTAAGgtatttttctttaagtaatTATTGTTGGTGTGTAGTGATGACTGACAGAATGTAGGTTATAAAATGTTATGTCATATTAGTTTACTTTATTGGAGGttaggaggttaggttagtgacctTAAGAAGGGGTCTGGGGGGGGAAAGCCTCCACCAGTtatttttggttaggttggttacattaggttagaaTAGCCTAGAAATTTCCCGTTTTCAAAAATATTCCATTTCTCAGGAATGTCAAAAATGCCTCATTTTGGCTTTCCCCACCCAAAAACCTCACATTCCCACCAAGCCTTTATGTTCATTGGCTATAGTGAAAGAGATAAAGGGGATGGAAATATTGGTTGAAACAGCAAATTTACcgaacctaacattacctaacttaacctaataacAGGGCTTCACCCCCATCCCTGGAATcccccttaaggacactaacctgactagcattacctaacctaacctaacattacccaacctaacctaacattacctagcCTATTCTAATATTACCTAGCCTATTctaatattacctaacctaatctaacattacctaacctaaccagtacGTACCACAGCAGTCACACACTATTCCTCACAGCCGACATTTGAAATTGTCATATACTgagaaataaaatacattaacaTTCACCAAGAGCGGAAATATTGCCAATTTTCAAGGTTGTGAAGATAAAAGCTGCCATTTTTAAAGGCATGACAAGAAATGTAGATCACAGTCTTCCAAACTTTCTATGATGACAGCTGTAGTCAAACTAGTGTGATGTCGTGACAGCCTCCCTGATGGAACAGTGCAGAATAATACCCTCATAGTGTCCTTTATATATCTTTCAAGTTAAATGTTTCTCATGATAAAATTTTCATAATAAAATGCATATCGTGCAATAGTTTCACTACAATGAATAAGCTGAGCTTATATATGGACAAAGAAACAACTCTTCATATATTTCACTCACATATGAACTACTTCCTGAGGTGCATAGAAAGTGTTCCAGGGCTCAGGCCCAGTTTACACTACTCCGTTTTTACAGATTCTGTTTCCGTGCACCGTCCAACAATGACGTCACCACTGTTTCTGCTCAAGCAACTGTAGTGGGAACCAGGCTGTCTCTGCCTCCACTTGAATGAATGCTGTTGAGCAGAAGAAATGAACCAAGTTTAACTTTGTACAGAGAGACAGGGCAGTGTTGCACATActgatatttttaatgttttaggtATGATACTcaagtacatgaaaaaaacattaaattacAGCTGTATTGTAAATTAAACATTTTTACACTTCGTGGCAAAAAAGGAGTGACTGAAGTCCCTGTGTGAGGAACACCACAAAACAAGTGAACACAAGTACAATGATGGACTGGACAGGTATCAGCTTAACAAACTGATGAAATGCAACAAGTCTCACTCAGCACCTATAAGGGTGTGTGCACAGAGAAAGCAGGTTACCAGCGCGCTGGTTTCCAGCGCCAACCCGCGCCGGGAACCAGCACGATAGGGTGTTCACAGAGGACGCAGGTAACCAGTTTCGACCCGCTCGGTGAGCGACACAGACAGAGGCAGTATCTATCATCAGTGTACAAGATGTTGAGCTCATCGTCTGACGATGACTTCATGCTGCTTGATAGTGTTCATACAAAagtcaagagaaaaagaagagcagtacaagaaataaactacaagagagaagagtttggagaatatcatcatcttttcagtGATCTGAAAAGGGACAACGCAAGATTTTTTGAATACACAAGGATGACACAAGAGACATTCAACTACATTCTCAAGAAAGTTGAACATCGTCTTGTGAAGACATGGTGTAATTGGCATGAGCAACCCATTCAACCTGAAGAAAGACTTGTCATTACTATCAGGTGAGCGAAATTCTGATGCTAAAATCAATTTCATATTACTTTATTAATAAGATGATAATCATAGATGGTATAGGGAACAAATAACTATTATTTGAATTTTACAGTTTATATCGTATGGTACTGATAAACACAACACTGAACAAAGTAAAGATACATATATCATAAAtcctaataacaaaacaattacataaAATAAGCATTTCTCCTAGTACAGACATATATGTGATACTAAGAATGTTAGTGTACTACATAGGTTGTAAAGTCATATCTGTGGTATGAACTTGAGACTCTATAGGAGAGTGGGCATATGAGTGAGGAGACACCTGTGGGGTATAAGCAGAAGCTGAGGAAGAGGAATCATGGGTATATGGAAGGGGAGATATGGCAGGCACTGGATATGCAAATTGTTGTACAAGTTCTTGTAGGCGGCTTCTAAATGTCAGCTTCTGCACAGCAGGAATTCTTTTGACATGAGGTAACAAACTTTTGAAGAACATCAGATCCTCGTCATCTTCTTTGTCTTGCTTgcgatttattttttctttcaagtaCTGAATTTTTTGTTGTTCAATATCCAGGATGCTCTGGTTGAAGTCATCTGTTTTAGAGCGTTTGTTAGCTCCCTTTTTCTTCGGACGGGTGGCAGGTGAAATGAGCCATTGCTTTTCCATAACTTCATCTTCGCGTTCAAGAGCATCTTTAGTGTGGGATACGCCTTCCTCTGTAGCCAAGGGGGGCTCCATGGTACCCATTTGGTATTCTATTTGAGGTGATTCTGGTAATGAGGTTTCAACAGTATCATTGGTTAGCACACCTGATAAATTTCCAGCTGAAGCTCTTGCTTTCACGACGTCTTTCAGGAAATGCAGTAATTTGAAATACTGCCACTTTGATGTGGGAGTGTCACCTGCGGCATCACCTGATCGAGCTGGTGGAATTTTCCCGAGCTCAACAGCAAATTGGTCTCTAagatatttccattttttctttaccaGTGTCTCTGAAAAGACAAAAGATTTGGGAAGTggtaaagaaaaagacttgATAACAATACGTATTATGCTAATatgcctacatacatacatccttCAAGACTGTATTCTATAGgcaaagcgcacacacacacatgcatacattcaCATTTTCAAGCCGCGCCAAGGCTAACAACAATGATTATTATAATTCATTACTGTTTATTGACATTGcttattatattatttgcaGGTATCTTGCCACAGGATCGTCGTTCCGTTCCCTTGCATTTTCGTTTAGGGTCGGAGTGACAACGGTGGGAAAGATTGTTTCAGAGACTGTTATCACACTGTGGGAAGAACTACATGAGGAACACATGCCAGTACCAACAAAGGAGTCCTTCAAAATGATCGCTGAAGATTTCTACAGCATCTGGAATTTCCCTAACTGTTTAGGCTCAATTGATGGAAAACATATCCGTGTTCAGTGTCCCCAAAATTCAGGATCAATGTACTTTAACTACAAAAAGTTTTTTTCCATTGTCCTTCAAGCTGTTGCAGATGCACACTACAAGTTCATTGGTGTTGATGTAGGAGGCTTTGGAAAGCAAAGTGATGCTGGTACGCTCCAAGCCTCTGATCTGTACAGTGTCTTGACAAAGGGAAAACTAGAAATTCCTGAaccttcttacctaccaaataCAAATGTCAAAGCTCCATATGTGTTTGTGGGGGATGAAGCCTATCCACTTTTACCTTTCCTACTAAAACCGTATGGTGGACGTAATTTGACTATTGAAGATACCACCTTCAACCAACGTTTATCCAGGTGTAGGAAGACTGTTGAGTGTGCTTTTGGCATGTTATACAGCAAATGGCGTTTACTGTCAAAGTGTGTAGAAACCAAAGTTGATTTGATTGACAACATTGTAAAATGTATTTGTGTTCTGCATAACACAATCATAGATAAAGAGGGCGTTGAACATCATCTAACTGAGACTGCTGTCTCAACTCTTCAGCAAAATGATCATATGTATTGTCGGGGAAGACTGTCAAACGAAGCTGTGAATGTTAGGGAAATCTTTAAATCTTTCTTATTGAAGTATCCTTTAGTATACAAGGACCAAACAAAGCAGTAAACCATGTTTAAGAAAACAGAGTTTCACTAGCTGTGTTTTTGCTACTTAACTAATCTTATAACTCCTGTACTGTccatagtaaaaaaataaagataaaatggtTCATAAGTTTTAAATATTCGTTTCACTGACCTCTATAACTTACTGCACTAATTTCGACAAaacatctttcttttattacccTGCAACTATTAAATATCATACAgaggactacacacacacacacacacacacacacacacacacacacacacacacacacacacacacacacacacacacacacacacacacacacacacacactaataataataattattattattattattattattattataattataattataataaaaatttgCTTACCTTCACAGTTCAACTCCTGGCTGATTTCAGCCCACAGCCTATCCACAACATTCCTGTTAGCGTGGtgcttattccatttattccatACTGGCTGTCTCTCATACACCTTGGCTATCAGGAGCTCAACATCCGTCCTTCTCTCCACTCAGTAGCGTCCACCCGCGCGGGTTGAGCAGGCAAGAATGATCGGAGCAAACAGGAAAGCGGGTTGAAGCAGGCTGCCGGCGCCGACACGCTCGAACCTGCTTCCTCTGTGCACGCCTACACTTGTTTATATGGTTTAATTCTTGGCGCGGGTCGGCGCTGGTTGCCCGCGCTGGCAAACCTGCTTTCTCTGTGCACACACCCTAATAACAGTGTACTAATAATTATTAACAACCAGACAACCAGAAAATACTAGTAtagcctccctctccaccacactGTGCATTGATATAGTGGACACTACTGTCCCTGTTGTGCCTTGTAGGATTCACTAGTGTGTACGGTAAAATCGCTCTCATCTGAcattcgagtatccagcagcttcaagtatccagcacatttttccccgagccttaaaatcaataaaaaatcaatgtgtattcataaaatcgattaaaattcccgcgcgaggcatactttgtcccctcgccaccagagcgcactgctccGCGCCACccacagcccactgcactgtgtttactcagtgactcagtcccacgtgtgcactgt
Proteins encoded in this window:
- the LOC135091483 gene encoding uncharacterized protein LOC135091483 isoform X2 — encoded protein: MQQVSLSTYKGVCTEKAGYQRAGFQRQPAPGTSTIGCSQRTQVTSFDPLGERHRQRQYLSSVYKMLSSSSDDDFMLLDSVHTKVKRKRRAVQEINYKREEFGEYHHLFSDLKRDNARFFEYTRMTQETFNYILKKVEHRLVKTWCNWHEQPIQPEERLVITIRYLATGSSFRSLAFSFRVGVTTVGKIVSETVITLWEELHEEHMPVPTKESFKMIAEDFYSIWNFPNCLGSIDGKHIRVQCPQNSGSMYFNYKKFFSIVLQAVADAHYKFIGVDVGGFGKQSDAGTLQASDLYSVLTKGKLEIPEPSYLPNTNVKAPYVFVGDEAYPLLPFLLKPYGGRNLTIEDTTFNQRLSRCRKTVECAFGMLYSKWRLLSKCVETKVDLIDNIVKCICVLHNTIIDKEGVEHHLTETAVSTLQQNDHMYCRGRLSNEAVNVREIFKSFLLKYPLVYKDQTKQ